The genomic window AAAGTAACGTTCTCCATTCAGAAACCTCGCAATGAAGAAGAGTAGTAGGATGAAGAATCCTCGCCGTTCCCCGCGTTTGTCACGGAAGCGCGGGGACTCTCTTTTAGTCTCTCCCGGGAGGCCTCTTCGTGTAGGTGTTACAGGCGGGATCGGAAGCGGCAAATCTACCGTCTGCGGGTTGCTTGCAGCAATGGGGCGACCGGTGCTGTCGGCCGATGATATCGCAAGGGGTCTTACCGATACCAACAACGAAATACAATCCGCAATACGGGAAACGTTCGGAAGTACCGTGTTCCTTCCCAACGGACTGGTTGATCGCAAAGCGCTCGCCTCCGTTGTCTTCAACAATCGTTCTCTGCGCAAGACTCTCGACGCAATCATCCACCCGTATGTGTTCTCGGCCATTGATGTGGCAATCGGGCAGTTTGATGCTGCCGTTCGCTATGTGGTTATCGAAGCTGCCCTGATTTATGAGACTGGAATGGATAAACGGCTTGACTACGTCGTGATGGTGAATGCCGCGGAGAAAACACGTATCGTACGAGTGATGTCGCGGGACAACATTGCACGCGAAGCGGTTGAAGCACGAATACGCGCTCAAATGGATGTGAAGAAGAAGGTCACGCTCGCCGATTTTGTGATCGACAATGACGGATCGGAAAATGAACTTGCTTCGCGTGTGAAATTTCTTGATACGTTACTCTCACTGATGAATCCCGCGAAGAAATGACGCCGCCTTCCCGGCACACGTCGTTTCTTTCATACATTTCTTGTATTTTCCTTTGTCGTTCACGAATAATATGAATCCTGATGACACACCGGTTTGATTTTCTGGTTCTCGGCAGCGGCATTGCGGGACTTTCGTATGCGCTCAAAGTTGCCGAATACGGAACGGTGGGCATCATCACGAAAAAAGAAAAGGCCGAGTCCAATACCAACTATGCACAGGGGGGGGTGGCCGCGGTGATGTCGCAGCTTGACTCGTTTGACATGCACATTCACGATACGCTCTCCGCAGGCGGCGGCTTGTGTCATAGCGAAGCTGTTGAGATTCTTGTCAGAGAAGGACCGGAGCGCCTTCGTGAATTGACGCAAATCGGCGTTGAGTTTACGCGCAATCAGACGGGTGGACTCGACCTCGGACGTGAAGGGGGGCATTCCGTCAATCGCATTGTTCACTCGCATGATCTCACGGGCCGGGAAATCGAACGTGCCCTGGTCGCGAGAGTCACTTCCCATCCCGACATTCATGTCTTTGAGAATCACATTGCCATTGACCTTCTTACCGAACATCACGCGGCGACGAAACACGTTATTGACGGAACGAATATTCATTGCTGGGGAGCGTACGCCCTCAATGTGTATGAAAACGTTGTGCAGACGTTTCTTGCCAAGGCTGTATTACTTGCGACAGGCGGACTCGGTCACGTCTATCTCCACACAACAAATCCATTAATTGCCACGGGAGACGGTGTAGCGATGGCGTATCGAGCGGGCGCGACCATCGCGAACATGGAATTTGTCCAATTTCATCCTACAAGTCTGTATGATTCGGGCAGCCCGTCGTTCCTTATTTCCGAGGCGGTTCGCGGTTTCGGCGGAATCCTGAAAACACAGGATGGGGAAGAGTTCATGCAGAAGTACGACGACCGCAAATCGCTCGCACCGCGCGATATTGTCGCGTATGCCATCGAT from Bacteroidota bacterium includes these protein-coding regions:
- the coaE gene encoding dephospho-CoA kinase (Dephospho-CoA kinase (CoaE) performs the final step in coenzyme A biosynthesis.) codes for the protein MKNPRRSPRLSRKRGDSLLVSPGRPLRVGVTGGIGSGKSTVCGLLAAMGRPVLSADDIARGLTDTNNEIQSAIRETFGSTVFLPNGLVDRKALASVVFNNRSLRKTLDAIIHPYVFSAIDVAIGQFDAAVRYVVIEAALIYETGMDKRLDYVVMVNAAEKTRIVRVMSRDNIAREAVEARIRAQMDVKKKVTLADFVIDNDGSENELASRVKFLDTLLSLMNPAKK
- the nadB gene encoding L-aspartate oxidase, with product MTHRFDFLVLGSGIAGLSYALKVAEYGTVGIITKKEKAESNTNYAQGGVAAVMSQLDSFDMHIHDTLSAGGGLCHSEAVEILVREGPERLRELTQIGVEFTRNQTGGLDLGREGGHSVNRIVHSHDLTGREIERALVARVTSHPDIHVFENHIAIDLLTEHHAATKHVIDGTNIHCWGAYALNVYENVVQTFLAKAVLLATGGLGHVYLHTTNPLIATGDGVAMAYRAGATIANMEFVQFHPTSLYDSGSPSFLISEAVRGFGGILKTQDGEEFMQKYDDRKSLAPRDIVAYAIDTELKRRGDDFVILDLRHLPADDIIRHFPHIYQTCLEKYKLDITREPIPVVPAAHYACGGVLTDTNGRTSIHGLYASGEVSMTGVHGANRLASNSLLEGLVFSDRAARHAREFLARKHAAIPEIRDWDDSGTLNSEEWVLISHNRREIQQIMWDYVGIVRSNLRLERALRRMDLIRNEVETFYKKTKVTEGLIELRNLALCAMLVITCAMKRRESRGLHLTTDYRGRNDKEFLADTIVD